The nucleotide window CGCAGTATTAAACTTACAactttcatttattattccgCATTGCGTGTCTCTTCGTTAATATTAAAGTAGCTTTAGAGagggaaaagttttttttttcaacctcaCTCATGTATTCAATATGAATATCCAGCTGGTGGAGAATGCGCACACTCCATTATGTATAGGTCAAGTATTTTCAGTTTAACTCGAGCATGGGAGGTGCGTTGAGAAACATCACTAGGTGATCCGTCAACGGAAGTTGGATTTGTAATGTGATGGGTATAGAATGAAAAGCGTTAATTTCTCCGGAAAAATCATTCATATATTCCAGTTTTTATATAGAACATCAATGTTAATTATTGGTGATCTTATTTAAATACAAGATATGATAAAAGTGATGGCAATATCATAATTGTTGATTGATCCGATGCTATGAGATGACTAGACTATGAACTGCAATCCCGAGGGATCTTTTAACCGCTGACATTCTGTAATACCGCTGCTCCTGAGTACCCCTTAGTAAGTAACTGCAAAATGTTCATTAATAATCCAAAGTAATAATGAGAGGACTGAAGTAAAGACGAATAGATGAGTTACATTCTTGAATGTCTCAGCTGACAGATCAACAAGACCACCAGCACTGACTATCATAGGATTTCTGACAGCGcctagaaatattttcacattcTTCCTGAATGTGATGTCCATGTCGTACCAGTGTGATGCGTGCAATGCGTTGCCTGTTCTGTCGCTCTCAACGAGGACGAAATTACCACCGAAACAGAATGCTAACAATTGGAGTAAGACGCAGAACAGAAAAGCCGATGCGATTATTGAATCCAAAAGATTTCCTTGTTGACCCttggaaaaaatttcgataaatatCGTACACAGGGAACTGCAGAATTAATATTCATTGTGCAACCCATTGAACGACCTCACTCTCCACCATTTTGTCGTTGCACCAACTAATGCAAGATGTCTGATCTCCGGTGGAAAGATTCCGAGATTGTTAGGTCGTTGAATGAGTTGGAGTAGTACATTTAAATACCGACCAATATCATTTGTAAAAGTAGCAAAGTAATTAATAACAAACTTGTGAACAGCTGGGGGAGAAGGGCTTTGTCAAAGATAGTACCGAACAGCTTCAGCATTCTGACGAAGACAGAAATGGAATTATTGGTACCAATCAATACCAACCATCTGGTGACGTTCAAGTGCATCCCTACCTTTTGATATgttgatgaaattttatgcAGTTGATGAGCTCCTTATTCGGATCAATAGTGGGCTGCCCATCTGAATCTACTCCGAATTTTCCGCCGAAGTATTCGAACGATGTATCGGAACtattataattttcttcatcatcatcGAGGGCATAAGTTGTTAAGTGACATCTTTCTAATCGATAATTCAGTATTTCCAATTGTGCTGTCATGTTTATCAGGACAGCCATTATGAGAGCATCCTCGCAGACAGCTAGCAGACCCAGCCAGGTGCATGTGAACCAATCGAAGATGAAGGCTGCCCAGAAGTGTGATGTTATGAAACAATATTTAAGAGGTATTGATCTGCAACAATGATGATCATATGGGATATtcggaaaatcgaaaaaattcgaAGGAACCGGATACACTACCCCACGGGCAATCTTTCCACTTTGTAATCGGAATGCGTCAAAATGGAGTAGTAGTAGAATGGGTAATATTCAACTAGAGCTATCATGATCGCAATGGTGAATGTTCTGGAGGCGCTCAGAGCTTTGGTTATCACTTTATTCCTATAATGctctgaataaaatttataacgaTTTATTGTTCGTTTGTATTCATTGAGTGATTATTGTTTGCTGATACTTACTGACTCGTTCTGCCCCTGGTAGGGTCCTCTCCCAATTGAATGCCTCCGATAGCTCAATCACTTCTTTTTCATGAACTAGGAGAGCAATATATTTGAGGGTATCCACGAGTTCCACGGCGAGGAGGGAGAATTCATTGAGGAATGTTGCGGCGTCCTCAGCTATAATTGTCCTCACCAAGAGGGTCATCAGTCTTGCCGCCATCACCACCAAAACTACGTAAGCCCAATAACTTTGGTAAATCCAGTATTTGGGTCCCTCCTTGTATGGATTCCATATTCCTAAATAATTAGGACTATTCATTTATCGTCCAATAACTTTGATAATCGCGTTTTCCTGATTGTGAGGTACCATCTCTCCTTATTGTGTCTTTGGGATGTGATTAATCTTTTCTTACCGAGTATCGTCAGCCACTTGAAATTGAAGGCTAAATAACTTTTcgtcagtggaaaaaaatgtttctgttTTACGGTATGCTCTGTAGTAGCAGGGTTCATAGCTGATCAAGATGTTCAGTTGTATTGAGACTGCGGCTATCATCTATTATTCTGCGTTGAGGTTCCAActtagcaggaggatcgtcgatcagtttgataaattttttatgaccCACCGATGCATGAGATATGAGTCAACAAAACTAGGTACAACCGGTAGTTCAAACTCGTTTCAGGAGTGGGGAAACGCAGCTACCACGGCGCAGTGATAAATGATGGATCGAGGAACGTAGTTTTTGGTTCGAGGCGAAGGGCGACGTAGTATCGGCGAAATCCTAATGGTGGGCATCAATATTTTGATGGGGATAGGTGAGTGATAAACAACTAAACACTCGAAGGATTAATTAAGCAAGGTGATTGGAAATTTGAGAGAGGTCTTTTGGATGTCCATCGAAAATTCTGTAAATCATTTGTTGTTATTCACAAATGtgtgaggaggaggaggaggaggactaGTACTGATTTGAGTGAAACAACAGTGAAACTTTCCCATTTTGTATTGCATTCTTCTATGTTCTACCAATCGTCATTTATTGTTGTTAAACAAGGATCCAATTTGAAAACTGCAGTTCGTAAATTGAAGTTCTTCACATTTAACACGTCAGCTCTGTTTGATGTCGAGATATCTACAATCTAACTATAACGATTTAAAGTCAATATTATTAATCCTCCATATTTTGTAGCACTGCAACTCCTGAGTAAGCTTTGGCTAAAATCTGAAAGCAAGAATTTCAATGAGGCATCAACGAAAATTTGGTGATAAGGTAAGCGGCCCAGATAATTGCGTACATTTTTGAAAGTCACAGCTGAGAGGTCAAAAAGTCCACCAGCACTGACGATCAGGGGGTTTCTCACGAgactgagaaatattttaatattacttcGATATAACATGTCCCGATCGTACCATTGGGATGAGTAAATGGCAAAACTTGTTTTGTCACTCTCCACGAGGATGATGTTGCCGCCCCAACAGAACGCGAAAAGTTGGAGAACGGCTGACAGCATGAATCCCAAGGCCACCAGTGTACCATCGAGGCTCCCACCTTCTTTGATCTACATGAAATTGCGAGGTATGATTTTAAGACATGGGAAAGTGAATCATATGTATCTGATGCTCAGAAATACTGACTAGAATCATTTGTAATCCACAAACAATAATCAATAGCAAACTGATTGATAACTGAGGTAGAAGTACTTTGTTGTAAATATGTTTAAATATCTCCAATAttctaaaaagaaaattctattAGAAATCATCAGCTTAGTTCATAATTATAATCAGTCAGATTGGAATGGGGTTGGAGTTCCTGGTGGCGAGAGGATAAAGTATATTATTCGTgataaaaaaactactttaaaattttctgatgatGTCTGATGCAGTTGATGAGCTCTTCATTTGGATCAAGCCTTGCTGACTCATCACTGCACTCCCTCTCAACGCATTCAAACTGAGTGACGTTGGAATTGTCGGCAATTTCGTCAGCAGTACTCTTGACGAAGCTCGTCATGGAGCTCTTTTCCACCCGGAAATTCAGTATCTTCAGCTGTCCCATCAGATTTATCAAGACCCCCATAATAAAAGCATCATGACAAACGGCGTTCAATCCCAGTGACGTGAATATTACGAAATCAATGCTTATGGCTACCCAATAATTAGTGAGTATGAAACAATATTTCAAAGGTGGTGAACTGTAAAATAACATATGAGAACGCCTGATCATTATATCatctgaaaatataaattacccGATCGGCAATTTGCCAATCTCATAATCCGAATATTTCCAAATCACATAGAAGTAAAATATGAAGTACTGGGTGAGAGTAATTGCCACAGCAATGGTGAATGTCTTTGACGCCATCATCGACATTGTCAGTACTTTATTCCTATAGTATCCTTAAATTATATTACAATTTAATCACCGTCTTGTGCTCATTGAATCACACAAAAATACTTGACAGTGAATGGAATCATGTACTCACTGACTTGTTCAGTTCCTAAGATGTGCCTCTCCCAATTGAATATGCTAAGAATTTCCAATACATCCGACCGATGAAATACAAAAGTCAGGCCTTTAGCGGCATCACAAATTAGCACAACTAATAATGAGAACTCTTGCGAAAATTCTGTTGAATTTGTCGTGTGAAGGGCTCGCACCAATACCGTTATTATTCTCAAGATCATTATTACAGCTACGTAGTAGATTGTGTAGGCCTGATAGAGCCAGTACTTGCGTCCCTTCTCCATGAATGGATTCCATATACCTGAACGCATTGATTCTCACACATTGGTCAACtgctataaaaatatatactcctatctaataattttttataagtaTTTTACCAAGACAGCTCAAAACGTTGAGAGTAAAGTATAAATAACTCTTATCTATTGGGAAGACATTGTTCTTCTCAACTTTCGATTCTGTAGGAGCCATGTCTTCTTGAGGACTGGTACAATACTCACTGGACAGCTGTCATTTATTATTCTGCGATGAGTATGGCTCTCATTACATGAGACAAGTTTCATCCATTGAAGTTTTTCAGTTTTAAATTCCTCTGTGAATTTAAAATGACTTTACAGCGAGGGGGGAGGATACTCTCTTATTTATGAACAAGTGGGAGTCGTCTGTTCCACATCGGAGGAACACTACTGATGTCGGGGTAGTTGTACTCGACGACGATCGTAACATGTGCATTTGTACAGAAGGATTGCGGATGTACAAAAATTAACCGAATAATAAACATAATCAAATCTGACGTTGTTTAGTTATAATTTCGGCAGCGATACAATTTACAACAAAAGTATTTGAGAGAATTGCATACGTAGCAAGATTGTCAGTGTTGCTCATTCCAGCGAATCAGTTTTAATTCGCTCTTACCTGGTTTCAAATacattaattaacatttttcagtACCGCAGCAACCGAATATCCTTTTGTGAGTATCTgtgaatgaattattaattattggggGCAAATGTAGATGTTAAACATTTGGTACATTTTTAAAAGTCTCAGCTGTCAATTCAATGAGACCACCGGCAGTGACTGTGAGAGGATTGTGAACAGCTCCGAGGAATATCTTTAAATTATTCCTAAATACTCTGTCCTCATTGTACCACTGCGATGCATAAATCGAATAACTCGTTTTTTCGCTCTCCACGAGAATAATATTTCCACCCCAGCAAAATGCTAGTAATTGTATCACAACTCCGAGAAGAAATACAGATGCGATGAGTGTATCCGTACTATTTTGTTGTTCTCCCTTGATACATAATttgtataataaatttatatgtgTAGAATATCACCAGACAGTCGATCACGTAAATCTGACCTTCGATATTAAAATACTCACCAGAATCAGTTGTAGCTGAAGAACTGTCATACTCAGACTGATAAAAATTTGTGGTAAAAGTACAATACTATAAATTGATTTAAACAGCTTCAACattctgaatgaaaaattaataaaagccAGTTCATCACTCTTGGTGTGAGCATCAATTATAACAACAATTAACACCGATATTACCTCACAATTTGCTGAtgaaattttatacaattgAGTAGCTCATCATTCGCCTTGAGAGCTGCCGATTGATTCTGAATTGCTGCAACACCTAAATTCGAATGATCGTTGCTGCAGTCGTCCTCAGACTTATGTGAAACGTGACAGTACGTCAGCCTAAGATTCAGAATCTTCAATTGTGCTGATATATTTATCATGGCCCCCATGAGGAAGGCGTCTTGAGACAGAGCAATAATTCCGAGTGCAGTAGCTGATAGATAGTCCATAATGAAGACGGGCCAGAATTTGGTGGAGACTATTAAGTACTTCATTGGTATTGATCTAAAATCATAGATGACAGAAACAAAATGAATCCAATAAGTGTTAGGGGAGCTGGAGCCAGTACCGCTCACCCGTATCTCTCAGGATTGGCTGAGAAAGATTTTTCGAATTGTGAAATGCTTTTGCCCTCTGGGAATCCCTTTCGGTAATCAGTGCATGCACCAGCTCCCCTATAACCGGCGAAAATGAGGTAGACTTTACCCTATAGGAAGCTTCTCCATTTGATGATCACATTGCATTAGGGCAGAGTAAAAGTAAAAGGCAAAGTATTGTATTCCGGATATTATGATGACAATGGTAAATGTTTTAGATGCGAATAGAGAGTCTTTGAGTACTTGATCCCGTCGATGCTCTGAATGAATTTCATTAACAAATTATATTGAATATCCGCAGTACGGGTGGACGAAATTTCGAGGTTGCTGAGGACATTCAACTGGAGAACTGGAGGTCATAGTTCTATCGGATTcggaaaaattctccaatttttgTGAGGATCTCCTCAACAACCTTAGAGGTAAGAATATGCAGACGAAATTGGTTTAAATTAGTCCTTAGAAGGACGAGCTTTTAGGTATGTtagttattaaattattctcacTCAATTCTTCACCACTTATCATCTGCCTCTCCCAACTGAACAAGCTAGACAACTCCGATATCTCCACTCGGTGATACATGAAAGCTAAACACTTGATTATGTCCGCTATTTCTGCGGCAAATATCGAGCTTTCttggatgaaaaataatggagtATCAGCAGAGAGTGATCGCGAAAATGTACTCATTGTTCTCATTATGTGAATAACACCTATCATCCACATCGTATAAGTTTGATAGAACCAGTACTTCACACCAGTTTCATATGGATTCCACAAACCTGGATTTTTACAATGTGTAATACGAGTCAGTTAtaatttctcgatttttaacattttaccCATTAAAGTCATGCACTTGAAATTGAAACGTAAATAACTCGTGTCTATTGAAGAGGGAGTTATCATCCCCATATCGACCCCTGAAACACTGTCGGCTGCTCGAGATGTTCTACAATACTGAACTCATacctttaatttattattctgcgTGGTGCCTCGCTTTGATACTATCGACTGCAACTTTTTATTGTTGCAACTGTTAAGGGAATTTCAAATAACTGTGCGAGTGACGGAAAACGTGTTTTGTGGTGCACTGCATATTTGATATTTGGCTGATTCACTTCAATTTAGTATTATGGGAACTATTTAGCAGTCTGTCGAGAACTGTTACCTAGTAGTTTCATTACAAACATTAGCCGAGTAGAGCTTCCAAAAAATGAGTTTACTCTAATTAGTTTAGATTTGTGGTAGAAATTTGAAAGGTAAATTTGACTGGAAATACAGAAGATTAGATTAACTGCTGCAAATTATCATCATAGGAATTAGGCCCAAAGTGCGAGCGCTTAGGAACTGCTGATACGAAATGAATAGAGTGGATATGCCATATTTTGAACAGTACTGTGTTCgctcgatttttttccttaaaGTGACGTTAATTATTTAAGGCTTTGAAGGGTAAAAATTTGGTGAACTCAACGTGTCATCGCATTTATTCATATTCACTCATCGTGTAACCGCTCGTGAAGAATTGCTTAACCTAGAAAGAGACTATTCCAATTCCAATTGAATGGTTATTCCTGTACATTCTGCAACACTGCAACACCTGAATATGCTTTCGCCagaatctgaaaaaaaagCTCTCATCAGAAATTTGAAAGACTTCCCCAGcgtaatttgaaaattgtataCATTTTTGAATGTCACAGCTGATAAGTCAAAGAGTCCACCAGCACTAACGATGAGAGGGTTCCTCACGAGGCTCAGGAATATTTTAACATTATTTCGATACACAATATCTCGATCGTACCACTGGGATGAATAAATGGCAAAGCTTGTTTTATCGCTTTCAACGAGAATGATGTTACCACCCCAACAGAACGCAAAAAGTTGAATGACAGCTGTTATGCAGAAAACCACAGCCACCATTGTACCATCAAGGTTCCCTCCTTCTTTGACCTGAGTGAAATCCCAAATATAAAATAAGAAGGCGAGTGGTTTCTACATTTCTTCGAATAAGTGATGCTGTGAATACTGACGAGCATCATTTGTAATCCACTGACGATGATCAATACTAAGCTAACGGATAATTGAGGTAGTAGCACCACGTTATATACATGTTTGAATATATCTAGAATCCTGAAAAGTCAATTGTATTACAAATCATCAATAGTTCGATCGATAATCACGATCAATCCCAGTCAGACTGACTTTAAAAGCTGCTGATGATGCCTGATGCAGTTGATGAGCTCTTCATTGGGATCAAGGGTTACAGACTCATCATTGCACTCCCTTTCAACGCACTCAAACTGAGTGAACTTGAAATTCTCCGCAATTTCTTCATCAGTGCACTTGACCAAATTCGTCATGGAGCTCCTCTCCGCACGGTAATTGAGTATTTTTAACTGTCCCATCAGGTTTATCAACACCCCCATGATGAAGGCATCATGACAAACTGCACTCAATCCCAAAGCAGTGAATATCACAAAATCAATGCCGATGGCCACCCAGTAATTTGATAGTATGAAACAATATTTAAGAGGTGGCGAactaaattgaaataaaacatcTCAGATTTATGGTGGCCAGTAATGAAAGGTCACTGACAACTTGACTATTTGATAAGAATAAATTGTCCACATTACCCTATCGGCAACTTCTTCACATCGTAATCCGAATATTTCCATATGACATAGAAATAAAACAGGAAGTAATTCGTTAGAAAAATGGCAACCGCTATGGTGAATATCTTTGACGCCAGCATCGCTGTCGTTATCACTCGGTTCCTATAGTATTCTAAATTCATTAACATAGAATTATGCTGTCAGCCTCACTTGGTCATGACAAAAACGggaattagaatttttatttggtcTTCTGCTCACTAATTTGTTCTGTTCCTAAGATGTGTCGCTCCCAGTTGAATATACCAAGAATCGTTAACACTTCAGGTCGGTGGAATATAAATGTGAAACCTTTAATGGCATCGCAAATCAAGACCGCCAGTAATGAGAATTCCTGACAGAATTGCGTGGAATTTGTCGAATTAAGAGCCCGCACCAATACAGTTAATATTCTCAACATCATTATTACAACGCAATAGTACATTATGTAGATTTGATAGAGCCAGTACTTGCGTCCTTTCTCCTTGTATGGATTCCATATACCTGAATTATGATGATTGTCTTAATACATTGAGAATTTAATCCGAAAATTGCATTTGTtcactcaatttttcctcGAGCGTCAGTGCTCAcaacaatgaaatattttcactcatCCTTAATGAtttgatgattaaaaataattaccgaGACAACTTAAAACATTGAGAGTGAAGTATAAATAGCTCTTATCTATCGGGAAgacatttttcttctcaactTGCGATTCTTTTTGAGTCATGTCTGATCGAGCTGTTGTACAATACTGCAATTGCAGCTGTCATTTATTATTCTGCGTTGGGTACGGCTTTGATGTGAGACGAGTTTCAAACATGAAacttcattaatttaaaattctcCCATGAATGCCTTCAACCGACAGCGGTTAACGATTCTTGATTATTCATGGTACTATAGCAGTTACCAATTCCACTTCGACGTGGCATTAGTAATCATCTAGTAAGCGGTGCTGCACTGAAGGTGGAGAACCGGATCTCCATAAATCATTTATCTAACGAAATTGGTGATTAGTAAAAATCACTTGTGAGTGAGAGTGACTTGATATTTCAGAGGACTGAGACTGaatttgattaataattaacagCAATAGTCATGACCCCTTGTCACTGTCAACTTCAGTCAAGTTCCAgaaaccaatttttttatattcatgaaTAGGAAGTTTCTTCGCAGGGCGTGAGAAAAACCAAATGCTGTATTACGATTTCATTACATTGAAACATAATAGGAGATTATTTTCAGTCATTTATTTTCGAACAATACCGAGCGCCAAGTATCATGGTAATCATTCACCGCTGGAGTTCTTGAGGATAGCCATGAAGGAATACGCCTTAGTGAGAATCTGCAACAATGAACAGGATTACTAATTGCATACACTGCACATGGATGGCATTGTCGAACGGTTGGTCATCTACTAACATTTTTAAATGTATCTTTTGACAAGGCAACGACCCCACCAATGCTGATCACGAGGGGTTTCTCCACGATGGACAGAAAAATCGACAAATTTCCTCTGAATACTTTGTCGTTGTTGTACCATTGCGTATTGTAAGCGGAGGAGCTTATCATTTCGCTCTCGATAAGAATGCTATTACCACCTGCGCAGTATATATACAATTCCAAGGTTCCCCAGATGACAAATATCAGTGGATGTACCATGGCATGGACATCCTCGTCGGTATCATACTTT belongs to Diachasmimorpha longicaudata isolate KC_UGA_2023 chromosome 10, iyDiaLong2, whole genome shotgun sequence and includes:
- the LOC135166906 gene encoding odorant receptor coreceptor-like; protein product: MNPATTEHTVKQKHFFPLTKSYLAFNFKWLTILGIWNPYKEGPKYWIYQSYWAYVVLVVMAARLMTLLVRTIIAEDAATFLNEFSLLAVELVDTLKYIALLVHEKEVIELSEAFNWERTLPGAERVKHYRNKVITKALSASRTFTIAIMIALVEYYPFYYYSILTHSDYKVERLPVGSIPLKYCFITSHFWAAFIFDWFTCTWLGLLAVCEDALIMAVLINMTAQLEILNYRLERCHLTTYALDDDEENYNSSDTSFEYFGGKFGVDSDGQPTIDPNKELINCIKFHQHIKRMLKLFGTIFDKALLPQLFTSLLLITLLLLQMILGQQGNLLDSIIASAFLFCVLLQLLAFCFGGNFVLVESDRTGNALHASHWYDMDITFRKNVKIFLGAVRNPMIVSAGGLVDLSAETFKNLLTKGYSGAAVLQNVSG
- the LOC135166907 gene encoding uncharacterized protein LOC135166907, with product MAPTESKVEKNNVFPIDKSYLYFTLNVLSCLGIWNPFMEKGRKYWLYQAYTIYYVAVIMILRIITVLVRALHTTNSTEFSQEFSLLVVLICDAAKGLTFVFHRSDVLEILSIFNWERHILGTEQVRYYRNKVLTMSMMASKTFTIAVAITLTQYFIFYFYVIWKYSDYEIGKLPIGSPPLKYCFILTNYWVAISIDFVIFTSLGLNAVCHDAFIMGVLINLMGQLKILNFRVEKSSMTSFVKSTADEIADNSNVTQFECVERECSDESARLDPNEELINCIRHHQKILKILEIFKHIYNKVLLPQLSISLLLIIVCGLQMILIKEGGSLDGTLVALGFMLSAVLQLFAFCWGGNIILVESDKTSFAIYSSQWYDRDMLYRSNIKIFLSLVRNPLIVSAGGLFDLSAVTFKNILAKAYSGVAVLQNMED
- the LOC135166912 gene encoding odorant receptor 33b-like, which gives rise to MGMITPSSIDTSYLRFNFKCMTLMGLWNPYETGVKYWFYQTYTMWMIGVIHIMRTMSTFSRSLSADTPLFFIQESSIFAAEIADIIKCLAFMYHRVEISELSSLFSWERQMISGEELKHRRDQVLKDSLFASKTFTIVIIISGIQYFAFYFYSALMQCDHQMEKLPIGSIPMKYLIVSTKFWPVFIMDYLSATALGIIALSQDAFLMGAMINISAQLKILNLRLTYCHVSHKSEDDCSNDHSNLGVAAIQNQSAALKANDELLNCIKFHQQIVRMLKLFKSIYSIVLLPQIFISLSMTVLQLQLILGEQQNSTDTLIASVFLLGVVIQLLAFCWGGNIILVESEKTSYSIYASQWYNEDRVFRNNLKIFLGAVHNPLTVTAGGLIELTAETFKNILTKGYSVAAVLKNVN
- the LOC135166905 gene encoding uncharacterized protein LOC135166905 isoform X1, with amino-acid sequence MTQKESQVEKKNVFPIDKSYLYFTLNVLSCLGIWNPYKEKGRKYWLYQIYIMYYCVVIMMLRILTVLVRALNSTNSTQFCQEFSLLAVLICDAIKGFTFIFHRPEVLTILGIFNWERHILGTEQIKYYRNRVITTAMLASKIFTIAVAIFLTNYFLFYFYVIWKYSDYDVKKLPIGSPPLKYCFILSNYWVAIGIDFVIFTALGLSAVCHDAFIMGVLINLMGQLKILNYRAERSSMTNLVKCTDEEIAENFKFTQFECVERECNDESVTLDPNEELINCIRHHQQLLKILDIFKHVYNVVLLPQLSVSLVLIIVSGLQMMLVKEGGNLDGTMVAVVFCITAVIQLFAFCWGGNIILVESDKTSFAIYSSQWYDRDIVYRNNVKIFLSLVRNPLIVSAGGLFDLSAVTFKNVYNFQITLGKSFKFLMRAFFSDSGESIFRCCSVAECTGITIQLELE
- the LOC135166905 gene encoding uncharacterized protein LOC135166905 isoform X2: MTQKESQVEKKNVFPIDKSYLYFTLNVLSCLGIWNPYKEKGRKYWLYQIYIMYYCVVIMMLRILTVLVRALNSTNSTQFCQEFSLLAVLICDAIKGFTFIFHRPEVLTILGIFNWERHILGTEQIKYYRNRVITTAMLASKIFTIAVAIFLTNYFLFYFYVIWKYSDYDVKKLPIGSPPLKYCFILSNYWVAIGIDFVIFTALGLSAVCHDAFIMGVLINLMGQLKILNYRAERSSMTNLVKCTDEEIAENFKFTQFECVERECNDESVTLDPNEELINCIRHHQQLLKILDIFKHVYNVVLLPQLSVSLVLIIVSGLQMMLVKEGGNLDGTMVAVVFCITAVIQLFAFCWGGNIILVESDKTSFAIYSSQWYDRDIVYRNNVKIFLSLVRNPLIVSAGGLFDLSAVTFKNILAKAYSGVAVLQNVQE